A window of the Cynocephalus volans isolate mCynVol1 chromosome 10, mCynVol1.pri, whole genome shotgun sequence genome harbors these coding sequences:
- the PLPPR2 gene encoding phospholipid phosphatase-related protein type 2 isoform X1 encodes MAGGRPHLKRSFSIIPCFVFVESVLLGVVVLLAYRLEFTDTFPVHTQGFFCYDSTYAKPYPGPEAASRAPPALIYALVTAGPTLTILLGELARAFFPAPPSALRTIGESTIVSGACCRFSPPLRRLVRFLGVYSFGLFTTTIFANAGQVVTGNPTPHFLSVCRPNYTALGCPPPSPDRPGPDRFVTDQGACAGSPSLVAAARRAFPCKDAALCAYAVTYTAMYVTLVFRVKGSRLVKPSLCLALLCPAFLVGVVRVAEYRNHWSDVLAGFLTGAAIATFLVTCVVHNFQSRPPSGRRLSPWEDLGQAPTMDSPLEKLSVAQEPEACRPHSTPARLTPSKPQNCARRGHLIPSCVSSRAPAMCSSPRVPRPRLRSEPTPLPLPLPLPAPTPSQGPSPSSPGPGGPGGGGGRGRKLLLPTPLLRDLYTLSGLYPSPFHRDNFSPYLFASRDHLL; translated from the exons ATGGCGGGAGGGAGACCTCACCTGAAGAGGAGCTTCTCCATCATTCCCTGTTTTGTCTTCGTGGAG TCGGTGCTGCTGGGTGTCGTGGTCCTGCTAGCTTACCGCCTGGAGTTCACAGACACCTTCCCCGTGCACACCCAGGGATTCTTCTGCTATGACAGTACCTACGCCAAGCCCTACCCGGGGCCTGAGGCTGCCAGCCGAGCACCTCCTGCACTCATCTATGCCCTGGTCACTGCTGGGCCCACACTCACG ATCCTGCTGGGGGAGCTGGCACGTGCCTTTTTCCCTGCACCGCCTTCAGCCCTCCGCACCATTGGGGAGAGCACCATCGTGTCCGGGGCCTGCTGCCGCTTCAGCCCCCCGCTGCGGAGGCTGGTCCGCTTCCTGG GGGTCTATTCCTTCGGCCTCTTCACCACGACCATCTTCGCGAACGCGGGGCAGGTGGTGACCGGCAACCCCACGCCGCACTTCCTGTCAGTGTGCCGCCCCAACTACACGGCCCTGGGCTGCCCACCGCCCTCGCCTGACCGGCCGGGGCCCGACCGCTTTGTCACCGACCAGGGCGCCTGTGCCGGCAGCCCCAGCCTCGTGGCCGCCGCACGCCGCGCCTTCCCCTGCAAGGACGCGGCCCTCTGTGCCTACGCGGTCACCTACACGGCG ATGTACGTGACTCTCGTGTTCCGCGTGAAGGGCTCACGCCTGGTCAAACCCTCGCTCTGCCTGGCCCTGCTGTGCCCAGCCTTCCTGGTGGGCGTGGTCCGCGTGGCTGAGTACCGCAACCACTGGTCGGACGTGCTGGCCGGCTTCCTGACCGGAGCGGCCATCGCCACCTTTCTG GTCACCTGTGTTGTGCACAACTTTCAGAGCCGGCCGCCCTCTGGCCGAAGGCTCTCCCCCTGGGAGGACCTGGGCCAAGCCCCCACCATGGACAGCCCCCTCGAAAAGTTAAGTGTGGCCCAG GAACCCGAGGCCTGCAGGCCGCATTCGACACCGGCACGGCTCACCCCATCCA AGCCGCAGAACTGCGCCCGCCGTGGCCACCTGATCCCCAGCTGCGTGTCCTCCAGGGCGCCAGCCATGTGTTCGTCACCCCGTGTGCCCCGCCCTCGACTGAGGTCTGAGCCGACACCCCTACCactccctctgcccctgcccgCGCCAACCCCCAGCCAGGGCCCCTCTCCCTCCTCGCCTGGACCTGGGGGGCCAGGCGGAGGTGGTGGACGTGGCCGGAAGCTGCTACTGCCTACACCCCTGCTGCGGGACTTGTACACCCTCAGCGGACTCTATCCCTCCCCCTTCCACCGGGACAACTTCAGCCCTTACCTGTTTGCCAGCCGCGACCACCTGCTGTGA
- the LOC134387975 gene encoding transmembrane protein 205 isoform X3: protein MEEGGNPGGLLKVVHLLVLSGAWGMQMWVTFVSGFLLFRHLSRHTFGQVQSKLFPLYFHISMACSFINLCILVPQHAWAQLTFWDGSQLCLLLLSLTLATINARWLEPRTTAAMWAMQTVEKERGLGGEVPGRHQGPDPYRQLREKDPKYSAVRQNFFRYHGLSSLCNLGCLLSNGLCLAGLALGLRSL, encoded by the exons ATGGAGGAAGGTGGGAATCCGGGAGGCCTGCTTAAGGTGGTCCATCTACTGGTCTTGTCAGGTGCCTGGGGCATGCAAATGTGGGTGACCTTCGTCTCAG GTTTCCTGCTTTTCCGACACCTTTCCCGACATACCTTTGGCCAGGTGCAGAGCAAACTCTTCCCTTTATACTTTCACATCTCCATGGCATGTTCCTTCATCAACCTCTGCATCTTGGTTCCTCAGCACGCCTGGGCTCAGCTCACATTCTGGGATGGCAGCCAG CTCTGCCTGCTGCTCCTGAGCCTCACGCTGGCCACCATCAATGCCCGCTGGCTGGAGCCCCGCACCACGGCCGCCATGTGGGCCATGCAGACTGTGGAGAAGGAGCGAGGCCTGGGTGGGGAGGTGCCAGGGAGACACCAGGGCCCTGACCCCTACCGCCAGCTGCGGGAGAAGGATCCCAAGTACAGCGCTGTCCGCCAAAATTTCTTCCGCTACCATGGCCTGTCCTCCCTTTGCAACCTGGGCTGCCTCCTGAGCAACGGTCTCTGTCTCGCTGGCCTTGCCCTGGGCCTCAGGAGCCTCTAG
- the CCDC159 gene encoding coiled-coil domain-containing protein 159, with the protein MGEHEQVKPLETISSKVKAKSTMMIPDPQKLLRCELESLRSQLQAQTKAFEFLNHSVTMLEKESCLQQIKIQQLEEVLSPLGRQGEKEGSKWGMEQGRQELYGALAQGLQGLQKTLRDSEEVQRARTTRCLQLLAQEIRDSKKFLWEELELVREEVTFIYQKLQAQEDEISENLANIQKMQKTQVKCRKILSKMKQQGYDTSASPETEEMPLGGSGCWKDDLQKELSDIWSAVHVLQNSIDGLAISSGARHRVSSLRGNKGHRCLTPPLRSWDSDSDSDPDLSQPPFTRNRSFPAA; encoded by the exons ATGGGAGAACATGAACAGGTG AAGCCCTTGGAGACCATCTCTTCCAAAGTCAAAG CTAAGTCCACCATGATGATTCCTGACCCCCAGAAGCTCCTGCGATGTGAGCTGGAGTCACTCAGGAGCCAGCTACAGGCCCAGACCAAA GCTTTTGAGTTCCTGAACCACTCTGTGACCATGTTGGAGAAGGAGAGCTGCCTGCAGCAAATCAAGATCCAGCAGCTTGAAG AAGTGCTGAGCCCGTTGGGCCgccagggagagaaggaggggtcCAAGTGGggcatggagcagggccggcagGAGCTGTATGGGGCCCTGGCCCAAGGCCTGCAGGGGTTGCAGAAGACCCTGCGTGACAGTGAGGAGGTGCAGCGGGCCCGCACCACCCGCTGCCTGCAGCTGCTGGCTCAGGAGATCCGGGACAG CAAGAAGTTCCTGTGGGAGGAGCTGGAGCTGGTGCGGGAGGAGGTGACCTTCATCTATCAGAAGCTCC AGGCGCAGGAGGACGAGATCTCAGAGAACCTGGCAAACATTCAGAAGATGCAGAAGACGCAGGTGAAGTGCCGCAAG ATCCTGAGCAAGATGAAGCAGCAGGGGTATGACACGTCTGCCTCGCCAGAGACCGAAGAGATGCCATTGGGAGGCAGTGGCTGCTGGAAAGATGACCTCCAGAAGGAACTGAGTGACATATG GTCTGCTGTGCACGTGCTGCAGAACTCCATCGACGGCCTCGCCATATCCTCGGGGGCTCGCCACAGGGTCTCAAGCCTCAGGG GCAACAAGGGGCACCGGTGCCTGACCCCTCCACTCCGCTCCTGGGACTCGGACTCCGACTCGGACCCGGACCTTTCCCAGCCACCTTTCACCAGGAACCGCTCCTTCCCAGCCG CTTGA
- the PLPPR2 gene encoding phospholipid phosphatase-related protein type 2 isoform X2 has translation MAGGRPHLKRSFSIIPCFVFVESVLLGVVVLLAYRLEFTDTFPVHTQGFFCYDSTYAKPYPGPEAASRAPPALIYALVTAGPTLTILLGELARAFFPAPPSALRTIGESTIVSGACCRFSPPLRRLVRFLGVYSFGLFTTTIFANAGQVVTGNPTPHFLSVCRPNYTALGCPPPSPDRPGPDRFVTDQGACAGSPSLVAAARRAFPCKDAALCAYAVTYTAMYVTLVFRVKGSRLVKPSLCLALLCPAFLVGVVRVAEYRNHWSDVLAGFLTGAAIATFLVTCVVHNFQSRPPSGRRLSPWEDLGQAPTMDSPLEKNPRPAGRIRHRHGSPHPSRRTAPAVAT, from the exons ATGGCGGGAGGGAGACCTCACCTGAAGAGGAGCTTCTCCATCATTCCCTGTTTTGTCTTCGTGGAG TCGGTGCTGCTGGGTGTCGTGGTCCTGCTAGCTTACCGCCTGGAGTTCACAGACACCTTCCCCGTGCACACCCAGGGATTCTTCTGCTATGACAGTACCTACGCCAAGCCCTACCCGGGGCCTGAGGCTGCCAGCCGAGCACCTCCTGCACTCATCTATGCCCTGGTCACTGCTGGGCCCACACTCACG ATCCTGCTGGGGGAGCTGGCACGTGCCTTTTTCCCTGCACCGCCTTCAGCCCTCCGCACCATTGGGGAGAGCACCATCGTGTCCGGGGCCTGCTGCCGCTTCAGCCCCCCGCTGCGGAGGCTGGTCCGCTTCCTGG GGGTCTATTCCTTCGGCCTCTTCACCACGACCATCTTCGCGAACGCGGGGCAGGTGGTGACCGGCAACCCCACGCCGCACTTCCTGTCAGTGTGCCGCCCCAACTACACGGCCCTGGGCTGCCCACCGCCCTCGCCTGACCGGCCGGGGCCCGACCGCTTTGTCACCGACCAGGGCGCCTGTGCCGGCAGCCCCAGCCTCGTGGCCGCCGCACGCCGCGCCTTCCCCTGCAAGGACGCGGCCCTCTGTGCCTACGCGGTCACCTACACGGCG ATGTACGTGACTCTCGTGTTCCGCGTGAAGGGCTCACGCCTGGTCAAACCCTCGCTCTGCCTGGCCCTGCTGTGCCCAGCCTTCCTGGTGGGCGTGGTCCGCGTGGCTGAGTACCGCAACCACTGGTCGGACGTGCTGGCCGGCTTCCTGACCGGAGCGGCCATCGCCACCTTTCTG GTCACCTGTGTTGTGCACAACTTTCAGAGCCGGCCGCCCTCTGGCCGAAGGCTCTCCCCCTGGGAGGACCTGGGCCAAGCCCCCACCATGGACAGCCCCCTCGAAAA GAACCCGAGGCCTGCAGGCCGCATTCGACACCGGCACGGCTCACCCCATCCA AGCCGCAGAACTGCGCCCGCCGTGGCCACCTGA